The nucleotide sequence ATTCCTTTCATTACTAATCATGCCTATTTACGAAACAGCACGCATCCTTCAGATGTGTAATTTTATGTCCCATTTAGGAAGGCCAGGGAGAAGGGCTGCAGACATGATGGAGCCAGCATTCACAGATTTGCCGGATACTCCAGCACATTAATGATTTCCTAAATTAGAGCCAATTGTTTGGCATTGTCTGTCCGTTATCTTTGCTTTGAAGTCTCTTCACACATGGAAATCTCCGCTGCGAAAGGCCACATAAATTCAAAGCTGCTCGCAAGCGACTCAGACGGATCAGAGAAGCACTGGAGTGACAAAACACAGGGAGATGATGGTCAAGGGAAACTTTTCGATTGACTGGCTTGCTCGGAGTAGCCGCGAGGGCTACACTAAAGATATAGCTGAAGAACACAGCTCGGGTCTTCCTCTGTCTCCCAGCTTCTATCCCCTAAACTCAACACAGCCTAGGATAGACATCTCCCAACAGAGGCGAACACAACCTCGGGACCCTCCATCGGAACGGAGAGGAGCACTCCCCTGGATGGGAGAGTGTGGGCAGGAACCGGCTCTGAAAGACTCAGCGGGCGCGGAGTGTAAGTAAAACGCCACTTTACTGAGAACGTCCAGCAAGGTGCGTGCGGACGCTGACTGACAGCATTGATATTTGATTTGTTGTTGTGCAGTGTCCGGTCGTGAGGATTGCTGGGCCTCGGAGAGTGAGTCTGGCCGATCAGATTGTACAGTccgagaggaggaggaggaggaggatgaggaggagggGGAACAGGCAGACAGAAACCCGGAGGCTGACAGCGATGGGCCTCGGCGTGTGCGCACCGCTTTCACCGCCCAGCAGATCCACAAGCTGGAGAAGAAGTTTAAGCGGCACACCTACCTGGGGGCGGCGGAGAGGTCCAGGCTGGCAACTTTACTACACTTATCCGAGACTCAGGCAAGTCAGCAGAACTTCCCTCTGTAAGCCTATACCTACTCACTCTAACTCCCAAAGCACCCCATGTGTCAGTATTCCTCTTAACTCTGACCTGTACAGCCTGAGGATTGCACTTTGTCATGTTGCAAGGACTTGTACACTTTTTGACAGGAACTGTTTTGTTTTAACTCGGTGTATTTTCCTCACTCCCAGGTGAAGACTTGGTTTCAAAACCGCAGGATGAAACTCAAGCGCCAGCTCCAGGATCTGTACTCTGTTTCCTTCTCCGGCCCCCCTCTACTGACCAGCCCAGCGCGGATGAGAGAACCGCTCCTGCCTCCCAGCTCCTTTCCGGGATACTACCTTCAGGCCGCTAGCGGCTCCCACCCCTTCCCCCAGGCCGCCTACCAGCAGCCGGTTGCTGGCCACTGCCCGAGCTTGGAGCAAAGCCTTTCTCAGTATCAGGCCTTTCTTTACCCGCTGCTATTGAATCCTTCGCCAGGGGGGCTGTATATCTGTTCCTGATGAAAACCAGACCTTTACAATTCCAGTAGCCAGGACTTGGGactttgggaagtcatgttgtgcaATATCGCTAACAAGGAAGACATACAGTATAAAACTAAAAACTGCCCTTATTTAATACCCTatttaattttgtaatttttctATCTATTTTGATAATAAAATTGACGATTCGAACAAAACGATCATTTTTCTGAAGTGTATTGTGCTTATTTAGGGTGTTGCTAGTTCCAACATAGTTTTTAATTCTCCTATCCAACTTCATGCCATAACGTAAAGCTTGGACAGCAGGTTCTACATAGTAAATTGCAAGATTGACAGAAACTCCCAATAGGACACAATATTGAAGGTACACTGGTATTGTCAAAAGTGCCTTAAACGGCCGGCAGCCTGAACTCAGACTGATCGCTTCATTCCAGATAAATGATATATCACTGCTTCAATCTGTCCGGTGCTCATGACTAACTGACATGGTATGCAGTAGATAATCAACATACTTCAAACATAATTGTAGTCAAATTATTGATGTTTATAGGGTATTCGTGGCAGTATATGAAGTAATTTGTCATTTCCACACTGATTCAACATAGCGAATGGTTCAAAATTATGCATTGCCAGTTCCTGCAGCTACATAAATACACAGTGAACCTACgttcaatgtttgtttgtttaaattttaagtgCTAAAGAACTCCAGTTTAGGATTAAATTAATGAGTTGAACAATGTAATCCTGAGAAAGCCAGATCTTTTCTCAATGCTTGGAAGTTCAGGGTCAATCCCCAGAAAG is from Hemiscyllium ocellatum isolate sHemOce1 chromosome 22, sHemOce1.pat.X.cur, whole genome shotgun sequence and encodes:
- the LOC132826459 gene encoding homeobox protein vent1-like, with product MMVKGNFSIDWLARSSREGYTKDIAEEHSSGLPLSPSFYPLNSTQPRIDISQQRRTQPRDPPSERRGALPWMGECGQEPALKDSAGAELSGREDCWASESESGRSDCTVREEEEEEDEEEGEQADRNPEADSDGPRRVRTAFTAQQIHKLEKKFKRHTYLGAAERSRLATLLHLSETQVKTWFQNRRMKLKRQLQDLYSVSFSGPPLLTSPARMREPLLPPSSFPGYYLQAASGSHPFPQAAYQQPVAGHCPSLEQSLSQYQAFLYPLLLNPSPGGLYICS